A stretch of the Papaver somniferum cultivar HN1 chromosome 6, ASM357369v1, whole genome shotgun sequence genome encodes the following:
- the LOC113289278 gene encoding uncharacterized protein LOC113289278 — MLDFFIIQKEPHDVKSVRSRVIELVRIYFKYGIGLMQGIYEVGGKLYNLYQEILQGKYDSIEELRKTTSWFGEDYMQKLRTAEEEELIRVRTANADRAKISRRRRQKVQAYFL, encoded by the exons ATGTTAGATTTCTTCATAATACAAAAAG AACCTCACGATGTCAAGTCTGTGCGTTCTCGGGTGATTGAGTTGGTGCGTATTTACTTTAAATATGGTATTGGACTTATGCAAGGCATTTATGAG GTGGGGGGAAAATTGTACAATTTGTACCAAGAGATTTTGCAGGGGAAGTATGATTCAATTGAAGAACTTAGGAAAACCACAAGTTGGTTTGGAGAAGATTACATGCAGAAGTTGAggacagcagaagaagaagaactgattaGAGTACGTACAGCTAATGCTGATCGTGCAAAGATTTCAAGACGCCGAAGGCAGAAAGTCCAAGCTTACTTTTTGTAG